A portion of the Candida dubliniensis CD36 chromosome R, complete sequence genome contains these proteins:
- a CDS encoding flavodoxin, putative (Similar to S. cerevisiae PST2;~possibly fungus-specific): MAPKVAIIIYSLYHHIAQLAEEEKKGIEAAGGVADIYQVPETLSDEVLKLLHAPAKPNYPIATNDTLTGYDAYLFGIPTRFGNYPAQFKAFWDATGGLWAQGSLAGKQAGIFVSTSGQGGGQETTAVNALSVLVHHGIIFVPLGYAKAFPLQTNLEEIHGGSPYGAGTFAGVDGSRQPTKLEKEIAFIQGKSFYETISK, translated from the coding sequence ATGGCTCCAAAAGTtgcaattattatttactcATTATACCACCACATTGCCCAATTagctgaagaagaaaagaaaggtATTGAAGCTGCTGGTGGTGTTGCTGACATCTACCAAGTTCCAGAAACCTTATCTGACgaagttttgaaattattacatGCCCCAGCTAAACCAAACTACCCAATTGCTACCAATGATACTTTAACTGGTTATGATGCTTACTTGTTCGGTATTCCAACTAGATTTGGTAACTACCCAGCCCAATTCAAGGCCTTCTGGGATGCCACTGGTGGTTTGTGGGCTCAAGGTTCCTTGGCTGGTAAACAAGCTGGTATCTTTGTTTCTACCAGTGGTCAAGGTGGTGGTCAAGAAACCACTGCTGTCAACGCTTTATCTGTCTTGGTCCATCATGGTATCATCTTCGTTCCATTGGGTTACGCTAAGGCTTTCCCATTACAAACCAACTTGGAAGAAATCCACGGTGGTTCTCCATACGGTGCTGGTACTTTTGCTGGTGTTGACGGTTCCAGACAACCAActaaattggaaaaagaaattgctTTCATCCAAGGTAAATCTTTCTACGAAACCATTTCCAAATAA